The following nucleotide sequence is from Halomonas chromatireducens.
CTGCGCCAGCTGCGCGAACGCTTCGGCCTCGACCAGCCCCTCTATGTTCAGCTATGGCGTTATGTCTCCGGCATCGCCATGCTCGATTTCGGTTACTCCTATCGTCAGCAGATGCCGGTTCTCGACCTGATCCTGGCCCGGCTGCCCGCCACTCTTCTGCTGACCGGCACGGCTTTCGTGCTATCGCTGGCACTCGGCATCGTCGCCGGCTCCATGGCCGCCGCCCGGGTCAAGAAGCCCTCCGGCTCCATCATCATGGCGCTGGCCCTGATCTTCTACGCCACGCCGCTGTTCTGGGTGGCGCTGATGTCCGTGGTACTTTTCTCAGTCTACCTCGGCTGGCTTCCCGCCTACGGCATGTACACCGTGGGGGCAGGACTCGACGGCTTTGCCCTGGTGCTGGACGTGGCCAAGCATCTGGTGCTGCCCGCCACCACCCTGGCGCTCTTCTTCATGGCCATCTATACCCGCATGACTCGCGCCTCCATGCTGGAAGCCAGCCAGCAGGACTACGTCAAGACCGCTCGCGCGAAGGGATTGAGCCCCAGGGTCATTCAGCGACGTCATATCCTGCGCAACGCCTTGCTGCCGATCATTACCCTGGCCGGCCTGCAGGCGGGCCAGATGGTGGGTGGCGCCATCCTCACCGAGACCGTGTTCGCCTGGCCCGGCATCGGCCGCCTGATGTATGAGGCGCTGATGCAACGCGATTACAACCTGCTGCTTGGTATCTTCTTCTTCTCCGCGGCGCTGGTCATCGTGTTCAACATCATCACCGACCTGGTCTACCGCCTGGCGGATCCGCGTATCAAGGAGGGCTCATGAGCTTCTTCGCCCGCTTCGCCCAGAACCGGGGTGCCCTGGTCGGCCTGATCATTCTGTTGACGATCATCCTGATGGCCCTGCTCGCCCCCTTCCTCTACCCCGATTCGCCCTGGCGCATGGTACAGCGCCCCTTCCTGGCCCCCATGGAGGTGGAAGGCTTCCTGCTAGGTACCGATACCATGGGCCGTGACGTCGCCGCCGGCATCATGCACGGCGCCTGGGTATCGCTGTTGATCGGTCTCGTCTCGACGACCGTGGCACTGGCGATCGGTGTCCCCCTTGGCGCCATCGCCGGCTACTACGGCGGCCTCATCGACGATGGCCTGATGCGTTTCACCGAGTTCTTCCAGACCATTCCCAACTTCGCCCTGGCGATTGTGCTGGTGGCGATCATGCAGCCCAGCGTGACCTCCATCGTGCTCGCCATCGCCATCGTCAGCTGGCCACCGGTTGCCCGCCTGGTTCGAGCCGAGTTCATGTCGCTGCGCCACCGCGAGTATGTGGAAGCAGCCCGACTCGTCGGCCAGACCAACCGCACGATCATCCTGCGTCAGATCCTGCCCAACACTCTGTCGCCGATCATCGTGCTCGCCTCGCTGATGGTGGCCACCGCCATCCTGCTCGAGTCGGCGCTCTCCTTCCTGGGCCTTGGCGACCCCAACGTCATGTCCTGGGGCTACATGATCGGCGCCGCCCGGACCGTAATTCGCCAGGCCTGGTGGCTGAGCTTCTTCCCGGGTCTTGCCATCCTGCTGACGGTGCTGGCACTCAACCTGGTGGGTGAGGGTCTCGATGACGCACTGAACCCGAAACTTTCCCGCGAACGCTGATAAGCGCCGGACCGTCAATAAGGAGTGTCCCATGAGTGAACCAATACTCAGCATTCGCGGCCTGACCATCGCCCTGCCCAAGGGCGCCGACCGCGCCTACGCCGTGGAGGAGGTCAGCTATGACGTGGAGCGAGGCGAGATCATGTGCGTGGTGGGCGAATCCGGCTCGGGCAAGTCCATGGCGGCCAACGCCCTTATGGGGCTGCTGCCAAAGGGCGTCCGCCCTACCGCCGGTGAAGTGATCTTCGATGGCCAGGATCTGCTGACGCTCACCGAAAAGCAGCATCGCAAGCTTCGCGGCCTGCATATCGGCATGATCTTCCAGGAGCCCATGACGGCCTTGAACCCCTTGATGCGGGTCGGTGCTCAGATCGCCGAGGTCTTCGAGGCCCACGGCAAGTACAACGGCAAGGAACGCGAGGTCCGGGCGCTGGCACTGCTGGAGGAAGTGGGCATACCCCAGCCCGACAAGGCCATTCGCGCCTACCCCTTCCAGCTCTCCGGCGGCCAGCGACAGCGGGTAATGATCGCCATGGCGCTGGCCCTGGAGCCAAAACTCCTGATCGCCGACGAACCTACCACGGCCCTCGACGTGACCACCCAGGCGCAGATCCTGGAACTGATCCGGGACCTGCAGAAGCGACGCGGCATGTCGGTGATGTTCATTACCCACGACTTCGGCGTGGTGGCCGAGGTCGCCAACCGGGTCTGTGTCATGCGCTACGGCCAGATCGTCGAGCTCGGCACAGCCAGCGAGGTACTCGAAAACCCGCAGCATGAGTACACCCGCGCACTGATCGAGGCGATACCCAGCAACATCATTCCCGAAGCCCGCGGCGGCGAGCGGCCTGCCCCCCTGCTGGAGGTGAACGGGCTCAACAAGGTGTTCCGTTCCAAGGGCGGCCTGTTCAAGGCGGCCCGGGAGGTTCGCGCCCTGGACGATGTCTCCTTCACCCTGGCCCCCGGCGAAACCGTCGGCATCGTCGGCGAGTCGGGCTCCGGCAAGTCGACCCTGGGTCGCTGCGTTGTGCGTCTCGAACGCCCCGACAGCGGCACGCTCTCACTGGCCGGCACCGACTTCACCACACTGACCGGCGAGGAACTCCGCCGCCAGCGCTGGCGCGTGCAGATGATATTCCAGGACCCCTACGCCTCGCTGAACCCGCGTACCCGCGTCGGATACGCAATCGCTCAGGGTCCCATGGCCAACGGCGTTTCCCGGGAGCAGGCCATGAAGCAGGCCGGGGAACTGCTGGACCTGGTGGGCCTCGGCGCCGTGGCTGTCGACCGTTTCCCCCATGAGTTCTCCGGCGGCCAGCGACAGCGCATCGGTATCGCACGAGCCTTGGCCCTGAACCCCGAGTTGATCGTCGCCGACGAGGCGGTATCGGCGCTGGATGTCTCGATCCAGGCCCAGATCCTGGAACTGCTGGAGGACCTCAAGCAGAAGCTGTCGCTGTCGCTGCTCTTCATCACCCATGACCTGCGGGTGGCGGCCCAGATCTGTGATCGGATCATCGTCATGCAGCATGGCCGTATCGTCGAGCAGGGCACTGCCCAGAACGTCTTCCTTTCGCCCAAGGAGGCCTATACCCGCGAGCTGCTTGAGGCCATTCCGGGTCGCGCCCATGAGCTGGAAAGCGCATGAACGAACAAGGACACCGAATGGAAGCCCTACTCAAGGAGATTGTTGCCGTCGTTGGCGCAGGCAATGTGCTGACCGGCACCGACGTTGCTCAGCGGCGGGTCGACTGGCTGACCGGCGCCCCCTGTCAGGCCGGGGCCATCGTGCGCCCTGCCGATACCAGCGAGGTTTCCGCCGTGATGCGCCTTTGCCATGCAGCCAACCAGCCGGTTGTGACCCATGGCGGCCTGACCGGACTGGTGCATGGTGGAGAAGTCTCCCCCGACGAACTCGCCATCTCGTTGGAACGACTGACCGCCATCGAGGCGGTGGATCTTGTCGGTGGCACCATGACCGTTGAGGCGGGTGTCCCCCTCCAGCGGGTACAGGAGTTGGCCGATGAGCACGACGTCCAGTTCCCGCTGGACCTGGGTGCGCGTGGCTCCTGCACCATCGGCGGCAATATTGCCACCAATGCCGGCGGTGTGCGGGTCATTCGCTACGGGATGATGCGCCAGCAAGTGCTGGG
It contains:
- a CDS encoding ABC transporter permease, which produces MLYARLILMRLLKAVVVLFMIIIFNFFLIQMAPGDPAAILAGEAGATDQEFLRQLRERFGLDQPLYVQLWRYVSGIAMLDFGYSYRQQMPVLDLILARLPATLLLTGTAFVLSLALGIVAGSMAAARVKKPSGSIIMALALIFYATPLFWVALMSVVLFSVYLGWLPAYGMYTVGAGLDGFALVLDVAKHLVLPATTLALFFMAIYTRMTRASMLEASQQDYVKTARAKGLSPRVIQRRHILRNALLPIITLAGLQAGQMVGGAILTETVFAWPGIGRLMYEALMQRDYNLLLGIFFFSAALVIVFNIITDLVYRLADPRIKEGS
- a CDS encoding ABC transporter ATP-binding protein, with product MSEPILSIRGLTIALPKGADRAYAVEEVSYDVERGEIMCVVGESGSGKSMAANALMGLLPKGVRPTAGEVIFDGQDLLTLTEKQHRKLRGLHIGMIFQEPMTALNPLMRVGAQIAEVFEAHGKYNGKEREVRALALLEEVGIPQPDKAIRAYPFQLSGGQRQRVMIAMALALEPKLLIADEPTTALDVTTQAQILELIRDLQKRRGMSVMFITHDFGVVAEVANRVCVMRYGQIVELGTASEVLENPQHEYTRALIEAIPSNIIPEARGGERPAPLLEVNGLNKVFRSKGGLFKAAREVRALDDVSFTLAPGETVGIVGESGSGKSTLGRCVVRLERPDSGTLSLAGTDFTTLTGEELRRQRWRVQMIFQDPYASLNPRTRVGYAIAQGPMANGVSREQAMKQAGELLDLVGLGAVAVDRFPHEFSGGQRQRIGIARALALNPELIVADEAVSALDVSIQAQILELLEDLKQKLSLSLLFITHDLRVAAQICDRIIVMQHGRIVEQGTAQNVFLSPKEAYTRELLEAIPGRAHELESA
- a CDS encoding ABC transporter permease, producing the protein MSFFARFAQNRGALVGLIILLTIILMALLAPFLYPDSPWRMVQRPFLAPMEVEGFLLGTDTMGRDVAAGIMHGAWVSLLIGLVSTTVALAIGVPLGAIAGYYGGLIDDGLMRFTEFFQTIPNFALAIVLVAIMQPSVTSIVLAIAIVSWPPVARLVRAEFMSLRHREYVEAARLVGQTNRTIILRQILPNTLSPIIVLASLMVATAILLESALSFLGLGDPNVMSWGYMIGAARTVIRQAWWLSFFPGLAILLTVLALNLVGEGLDDALNPKLSRER